A genomic window from Solanum dulcamara chromosome 11, daSolDulc1.2, whole genome shotgun sequence includes:
- the LOC129872888 gene encoding protein BREAST CANCER SUSCEPTIBILITY 2 homolog B-like, whose product MPTWQLYSVSVNDFRWKVSDGESLTGAIEEPSLTLASQQLQSMPDLLRQGSSRLAGSSDASSTEFPVFRTGSGKPVAVKQSSILRALSILGDEEKADLDTGIGTGRENGLGFQEAVFHKGSGKALNAPESFCPSSLEKQFSMSNSLFQTGSGKAVNISSTGLNRAKVLLRLEENGDHETFPGSGKKNRTSEELFGFWNSFPFVEVEGIASTGSTNVSAASLSPIDVKFNSSVCPAEELVADFLHSADKPPPIKFHTAGGRSISVSCEALKRARSLLGDLEMGCLVDEKDEADPLFSLSKGQISVDQVSTKELNSDTPVFLLSAAKDSGPSSLFTSPLRSTLYHKNSSIKTKNLVPASNLIKEFDAVAKESTSRLDHNIPQNGEPFNKNSATMDLRENDIASKPKLLERPSRGPLVDISNSIGAGFADRNQNFGRKRKLSGSFVSPFKKPRSTNGVNPLKRNDSGAANGFSDLASKLPSQKGKVSGRYPFHVARLYMKEYLGKPPSILSKLESLPDDVRRMNPATAETYVFNDKSCSGCIGVESFLEMLSQSGASMQYVSKKWISNHYKWIVWKLAAYERCYSAKFSGKLLTICNVLEELKYRYEREVNHGHRSAVKRVLEGDVPPSSMMVLCVSNIYSICVSPVGPQSSLSSTTENGTCAKVELTDGWYSIIAVLDIQLSKKLAAGKLFVGQKLRIWGAGLCGCTGPVSPLEASGTTSLLLHINGTYRAHWASRLGFCKGGGIPLSFMSIKDGGGAVPVTLVGISRIYPVLFRERLSNRGFVVRSERMEAKEMQYFNERRSSIVEGVVSESQREKRDAYIGNDYESKEGARILRILERAAEPELLMAEMTSEQLNLFSSYQAKLEALRQSDLQKSLEKALQVAGFAERDVTPFMRVRVVGLISKSTPLKCFPKEGLITIWNPTEKQQCELAEGQAFSVTGLTPISSDSNTLYLQTKGSIAKWLPLSPLAVEHFEDFFCPRQSISLSKLGEVPMSREFDIAAVVVFVGQLYTEAHQTKQWVFVADGSKAMLDSDDKSETLMAISFTSPCIETDSFAPINSNLVESTVCFCNVIKRARDNVNNLWVAEATENSTYYLNYDHSHCSHLKDAGASAERWAKISGLRLEKLRGRVLSIIS is encoded by the exons ATGCCGACGTGGCAGTTGTACTCCGTCTCCGTGAATGATTTCCGATGGAAAGTCTCGGATGGAGAGTCTCTAACCGGAGCCATCGAAGAACCGAGCTTAACCCTAGCTTCCCAGCAGCTCCAATCCATGCCCGATCTCTTGCGTCAAG GAAGTTCGAGATTAGCAGGGAGTAGTGATGCAAGTTCTACAGAATTTCCAGTCTTTCGAACTGGATCTGGGAAACCTGTGGCAGTGAAACAGTCTTCGATATTGAGAGCTCTTTCCATCCTTGGTGACGAAGAAAAGGCGGATTTGGACACAG GCATAGGAACTGGAAGAGAAAATGGTCTTGGTTTTCAGGAAGCTGTGTTCCATAAAGGCTCAGGGAAAGCTCTTAATGCTCCAGAATCTTTTTGTCCTTCTAGCTTGGAGAAACAATTTAGCATGTCGAACTCCTTGTTCCAGACAGGCTCTGGTAAAGCAGTCAATATATCTTCCACAGGTCTTAATAGGGCCAAGGTTTTGTTGCGCTTGGAAGAAAATGGTGACCATGAAACATTTCCAGGTTCTGGAAAGAAAAATAGAACTTCAGAAGAGCTCTTTGGTTTTTGGAATTCATTTCCTTTTGTGGAAGTAGAGGGCATTGCTAGCACAGGGTCTACTAATGTTTCAGCAGCTTCATTGTCTCCGATTGATGTTAAATTTAACTCCTCAGTTTGTCCAGCAGAGGAGTTAGTAGCGGATTTTCTGCATTCTGCAGATAAACCTCCTCCAATAAAGTTTCATACTGCTGGTGGTAGATCAATATCAGTTTCCTGTGAGGCATTGAAACGCGCACGGAGTCTGCTTGGAGATCTAGAGATGGGGTGTCTTGTAGATGAAAAGGATGAGGCTGATCCATTGTTTTCTTTATCGAAAGGCCAAATATCTGTTGATCAGGTCTCCACCAAAGAATTGAACTCTGATACTCCTGTTTTCCTCTTATCGGCAGCGAAAGACAGTGGGCCCTCAAGCCTTTTTACATCGCCATTGAGATCAACTTTGTATCATAAGAACTCTTCGATTAAAACAAAGAATCTCGTTCCAGCAAGTAACTTGATAAAGGAATTTGATGCTGTGGCAAAAGAAAGCACAAGTAGGCTGGACCATAATATTCCACAGAATGGAGAGCCATTCAATAAGAACTCAGCAACTATGGACCTTAGAGAAAATGACATCGCTTCAAAACCTAAATTGCTAGAACGGCCTTCCAGGGGTCCTTTGGTGGATATCTCAAATAGCATTGGAGCAGGATTTGCAGATAGAAACCAAAACTTTGGTCGGAAGAGGAAACTCAGTGGAAGTTTtgtttctccatttaagaaGCCTCGAAGCACCAACGGCGTCAACCCTCTCAAAAGAAACGATTCCGGTGCTGCTAACg GGTTCTCAGATTTAGCATCAAAATTACCCTCTCAAAAGGGAAAGGTTTCAGGTAGATATCCATTCCATGTGGCACGATTGTATATGAAGGAGTATCTTGGAAAGCCCCCATCAATCCTGAGCAAG CTAGAGAGTTTGCCAGATGACGTGAGAAGGATGAATCCAGCTACTGCTGAGACTTATGTGTTCAATGATAAATCTTGCTCAGGTTGCATTGGAGTAGAGTCTTTCTTGGAGATGCTGTCTCAATCAGGAGCTTCCATGCAATATGTTtctaaaaa GTGGATTTCAAATCACTATAAGTGGATTGTTTGGAAACTTGCAGCTTATGAGAGGTGTTACAGTGCCAAATTTTCCGGGAAACTTCTGACAATCTGCAATGTACTTGAAGAATTAAAATACAG ATATGAACGAGAAGTAAATCATGGTCATCGATCTGCAGTTAAGAGAGTTTTAGAAGGAGACGTCCCACCTTCTTCTATGATGGTACTCTGTGTTTCCAATATCTATTCAATTTGTGTCTCCCCAGTTGGACCTCAATCTTCACTATCTAGCACGACCGAAAATGGAACTTGTGCAAAAGTTGAACTGACAGATGGGTg GTATTCAATAATTGCTGTCTTAGATATACAACTATCCAAGAAGTTGGCTGCTGGAAAGCTGTTTGTTGGCCAAAAGCTTAGG ATCTGGGGAGCTGGATTGTGTGGCTGCACAGGTCCTGTTTCACCTCTTGAG GCGTCAGGGACGACTAGTTTACTGCTGCATATAAATGGGACATATAGAGCTCATTGGGCATCTCGTTTGGGCTTCT GTAAAGGTGGTGGTATTCCATTATCATTTATGTCAATCAAGGATGGTGGAGGTGCTGTTCCAGTAACATTGGTTGGAATTTCAAGGATATATCCTGTTCTCTTCAGGGAAAG GTTAAGTAATCGGGGGTTCGTTGTTAGATCTGAACGGATGGAAGCTAAAGAGATGCAGTATTTTAATGAAAG ACGTAGTAGCATTGTGGAGGGAGTAGTCTCAGAATCTCAAAGAGAAAAGAGAGATGCCTACATCGGAAACGACTACGAAAGTAAAGAAGGGGCAAGGATTTTGAGGATACTCGAGAGAGCTGCAGAACCAGAACTTCTGATGGCAGAGATGACTTCAGAGCAGTTGAATTTATTTTCATCCTATCAAGCTAAGTTGGAG GCATTGAGACAGTCTGACCTGCAAAAATCTCTTGAAAAAGCTTTGCAAGTTGCTGGATTTGCTGAAAGAGACGTCACTCCGTTTATGCGAGTTAGAGTTGTTGGATTGATTAGCAAAAGCACACCATTGAAGTGCTTTCCAAAGGAAGGCTTAATTACAATATGGAATCCTACTGAGAAACAg CAATGTGAGCTTGCAGAGGGTCAAGCTTTTTCTGTTACAGGGCTTACACCGATAAGCTCAGACTCTAACACCCTTTACTTGCAAACGAAAGGATCCATAGCCAAATGGCTGCCTTTGTCTCCTCTGGCAGTTGAGCATTTTGA GGACTTTTTCTGTCCTCGCCAATCAATTTCATTGAGTAAATTGGGTGAAGTTCCTATGTCCAG GGAGTTTGATATTGCTGCGGTGGTTGTTTTTGTGGGGCAGCTGTATACAGAAGCTCATCAAACAAAACAATGGGTATTTGTAGCTGATGGATCCAAAGCTATGTTGGATTCCGATGACAAATCAGAAACCTTGATGGCCATCAGTTTCACCTCACCATGCATAGAAACTGATTCATTTGCACCAATAAACTCCAACCTTGTAGAATCTACA GTTTGTTTTTGCAATGTCATCAAGAGAGCTAGAGATAATGTTAATAATCTCTGGGTAGCCGAAGCAACCGAAAATTCAAcctattatttaaattatgatcattcACATTGTTCTCATCTAAAAGACGCTGGTGCTTCTGCTGAAAGATGGGCAAAGATATCTGGTTTG AGACTTGAAAAGCTTAGGGGAAGAGTTCTATCTATAATTAGCTGA